CATGGACCGCTGCAAGAGGATCGTAACCGTGCGTATATTTCCTGGATTGGTCGTTCTCGTCCTCGGCTTTTATGGGGTCTCCGCCTTCGGTGAGGAGAGCATCACCGGACAGCCCCCCGTTCCGGAAATCGTCAAGCCGGCAAAGGAGGCCGTCTCCGCCAAGGAAGGCTTCATAGACAGATCGCACGCCTATCTTGATCGGAAGATCAACGGGGTGGCCGGGTGGATCGACGGCTTCTTCGGCGACCCGGCCGTACGCGGTACGGAAAAGGCGGATCTCAAACTGCAGTGGACGAACGAACTGCGTGCGGAAAAGGGGAAACGCCTTAGATACCGGTCTTCCTTCCGCGCGCACCTCAACCTGCCAAGGCTCGAAGACAGGGTCAAGTTCGTGATCCTTGAGGATACCCGGGAGGAGGCGGTCGTTCCCATTCCGATCGACCCGGGGACGCCGATCGCGAACACGCCCACGAATGCGAATACCTTGCGGGCGGCGAACACGGAACTACGCTACTACGCCTACGACTCGAAAGCGGGATACGCCTTCCTGGCCGCGGGATCGCGCTTTGTGTGGCCCCCGGAGACGTTCGTCCGGGGCCGGTTCCTGTGGCGCCACACCCTTGCGGACAACACCTTCATCAGCCCTTCGGTGACTCCGTTCTGGCAGGACCATATCGGCCTCGGAGTAACGCCCCAACTGGATTTAGGCCACCCATTTGCCCACGACTATGTCTTCCTGTGGGCAAATTCGGCGACCGTGTTCGAGAAAAGGCCTGGTCTGCTCTGGGGAACGGTGGTTTCCCTCTCCCGGATCCTGTCCCCCGTCACCGCGATCTCTGTTGCCGTCGGCGCAAACGGATCCACGCACCCCAGCGTGGTCGAAGACCGATTCAAAATGGTCGCGAACAATTACAAGGTCTCCGCCAAATATCGCCGGAACATCTTCAGGCCGTGGCTCTTCCTGGAACTGATCCCCGAGATCAACTGGCGGCGGGTCGAGGCCGCGGGACGGGAAGTCATCCCGGCCTTCACCGCTCGCCTGGAAATAAACTCCGAGGGACCCCGCGCGTTGCTGCCGGAACCACTGATCGTCAAGGAACCGTTGCCGATTCCGGTACCGATTCCGGGATACGATCCCCAATCCATGTTTCGCTGAGGGGTACTCCTTCGACGGGATGCGTGCGAGGGACCGGATCGACGTGGAACGTCTTTCCGCTCCCTCGCACGCGTGCTCCTATTTCACAATCAGGTTGTTCTTCACCGATTTGACACCCGTAACACCGCGGGCAATCTCACCTGCCTTGCCGACACTCTTGGCCGAATCGACAAAACCGCTCAACTGGACTTCCCCCTTGAACGTCTCGACGTTGATCTGGAACACTTTCAGGGAGGGTTCGTTGAAAATTGCGGCTTTCACCTTGGTCGTGATCGCCGAGTCATCGACATACTCGCCGGTCCCCTCGCGCGTTGGCGTGGATGCGCACCCCAGGTATACGGTGATTAACGTGACGCAGATCAGGAAACTCAAAATGCGATGTCTTTTTTCCATGATGTTCTCTCCGTTCATTTTTTGTCAGGATGAGAGCGGCGAATCTCCCGCCCCCCCTCTTTAATCCCGATCGTCCTTGTCGTGCCCGCGCTTCTCCCCCCTGCCTCTTTCGTCGCCCCTTCCCCTTTCATCGCCCCGGCCTCTTTCCTGGCCCCTGTTCTTGAACCTGACCTCTTTCGGGTAGCGGTCCCTTGGCAGCTCCATCCAGGGTCCGCTCCTCTGATTCGAGTAGAACCATCGGTCGTTCTGGTAGTGGTAGTGATAGCCGCCCTGGACGTAGTACGGTTCCTCTTCCAACACCACGATCGACGGAAGAGCCGGTACGATTACGGCCTCTCCATGGTATCCGGACCTCACAGCGCACCCCACAAGCAGGAACACCCCGAGCGGTACGGCCAGCAATAACCTTTTCATCCTCTCCTCCTTAACGCTTCGTGGGTACGAGAAGCAGCGCTGCGCCGGCAGCGATCGCCGCCACGCCTGCCCAGGCAGGGATGTTGACCGTCTGTTTTTCCTTGAACGACAGCTCGAGCGAGCCCAACTTGGCGTCGTGGGTCTCCTTGGTGTAGCTGAACTTGCCATACAACACTCCCAGGAGGCCGGCCACGATCAGTGCAATTGCCAAAATCTTGGTTCCGCTCATATCGTCTCCTTCCCGGATCCCGCCGCAGAGGCGCATTCCGAGGCCGCTACAGGACCTTTCGCCCCTGGATGACATTGATCAGTACCACCACGATCGCGATGACCAGGAGAACGTGAATGAATCCGCCCATCGTGTATGAGGTGACCAAACCCAGCGCCCAGAGGACCAGCAAAATGACGGCTATTGTCCAGAGCATTTTTCCCCACCTCCTGTCGTCTCGCCTGGTATGCGCATGAACGGCATGTCTCCGAAGCCCCAATCCCCGATAGCCCAAGGACTATATATATGTTGGTCCTTCCCGCCGGACCTGGGTATCGGCATCTGTCCGAAACGGGAGCCGCTGTTTGTCTGATTCCCGGGCCGGTGTTTGTCCTATGGTTTACTGCGACTTTTGCGCAGGGAACGGGGTTGCGGGAGTAAAGCGCGGATCATTCCTTGGCGGCTGCCGGCTCCTGCCCGCCCCCCTCGGTTTGGCCGGTTGCCATGCCATCGTTCCCGCGGAGCCATCCCGGAGGTACCGGGACAGGCGCTCGCGAAGGTAGAGACGGGCCCGGTGCAGGCGGGACTTGATGGCGGGTACGGTGAGTCCGAGGATCCTGGCCGTCTCCTCGTTGGACAGCCCCTCCACGTCGCTCAGGACGAAGACGACCCGGTACTTCCCGGAAAGCTCCCCGGTGTATTTGCGGATCATCCGTCCCAGTTCCTCGTTGAGCGCGTCCCGTTCCACTTCCTTGCTCCAGTCGTCCATCGGGGAGGCGTGCATCCCTTCGTCCGTGAACACGGGCAGGAACTCCTCGATCGAAACCGTTTCATTCCGCCGCTTTCCGCGCAGCCGCATGAGGCAGGTGTTCACGCAGATCCGGTACATCCACGAGTAGAAGGCGGAGTTCCCCTGGAACGTGTCCGCCTTGCGGATCACGGTCATGAACACGTCCTGCGCCGCTTCCTCGGCGTCGCTCTCGTTCTTCAGGATCGACATCGCAAGGTTGAAGATCTTCCCCTGGTACAGCCGGAGCAGCTCGTCGACCGCGGAGGCGCTCCCGGCACGGAGTCCTGCGAGAAGTTCCTCGTCCCCGCCGGCGAGGGCCGACGGCCTGTCCTGTTCCCGGGCGACGCATGTTGCCGCTCGCTTGCCGGTGGAGGAATACGATCCTCGGGCCGGTCGGTCGCGTTTCGTCGGTTTCCGCCGGATGGGATTGATTTTCGGAACTGGAGTCGCATTTTCGAATGCCATCCGGCAGCCTCCAGAAATGGAATGGGCCTTTCCGTTGCGGTATGCGATGCCTCGAAGACCTTCCCAAAGTGCAGCCGATACAATAATTCTTCGCGAATCCTTACGGTATCGGCATCTGTCCGAAACGGGAGCCGCTGTTTGTCTGATTCCCGGGCCGGAGTTTGTCCTATGGGTGAAGACATCTACCGCAGAGGGAACAGGGTCGCGGGAATCCAGTGCGAATCATTCCTGGTCTGCCGGCAGTTTCGGCTCGGCCTGCGGCGTCGTCACCTCCACCACATTGGAGGGCGACGAGTCTCCGGAGCCGTTCCATCCATGAACCCGGTAGTAGTAGGTCGTGCGAGGCCTGACGGACCCGTCGCGGAAGGCAATAACATGCGTTCCTGTCCTTCCGATCTCCGAGAACCGATTGGCGGAACCGGAACCGTCAGCGCGCATTATGCGGAACTCGAGTGCTCCGGCCCCGAATTCGGTCCAGGCGAGAAGAACCTGGAAACCGCCGACGGCGACCGCCACCAGATCGGCGGGCGCGCATGGAGGGACGGGAGACGAAGATCGGATGGTCATATTCCACTCTCGCTGCCCGGTAAGATTTGTGTCGATCCTGCCCAACCTTTCGGGGCAGGGGAATCATCCCTTGATAGCGTCTCCCGGAAGGCATGCGGGACACTATCGGCTTCTGTCCGAAACGCAAGTCGACGTTTGTCCTAATTTCGGACCGGTGTTTGTCCTAAGGCAGGAGGGGACGCCGGAGGGTTCGGATCAATCCACCAGTTGGTTCTGGATGGCGTAATGGGTTATTTCCGAGTTGTTCTTCATCCCCGTCTTCAGCAGGATATTGGACCGATAGCTGCTGACCGTCTTCGCGCTCAGGCACAACTCCTTGGCGATCGCACCGACGGGTTTCCCGGAGGCGATTATGATCATCACCTGGTATTCGCGATCCGAAAGAATTTCGTGCATGGGCTTTTCCGAGTCGCTATTCAAATCACCGGCCAGGATCTGGGCGAGCGTGCCGCTGATATATCTCTCGCCTTTCAGTGCTTTCCGTATCGCAATGACCAGTTCGTCCCCCGCACATTCCTTCGTGAGGTACCCGGAGGCGCCTGCGCGCAAGGCCCGTACCGCAAACTGTTCCTCCGGGTGCATGCTGAGGATCAGGACGGGCAGCTTCGGCTTGTGTTGCTTGATCTCCTTCAATACGTCCAGCCCGCTCTTTCCGGGCATCTTGATGTCCAGCACGACCAGCCCATACTCACTCTTCAAGACCTTGGAGACCGCTTCCTGTCCGGTTTTCGCTTCATCGATCTTGATGGGCTGGAGGGCCTCGACAAGAACCTTCACCAATCCCTTTCGCACGACTTCATGATCATCCGCGACCAGGATGCTAAGCATTCGGGTTCGTCTCTTTTCCAATGGGAATCGTCACTCGTACAAGGGTCCCCTTTCCCGGCTTTCCACTGATGACGGCAACCCCTCCGAGCAGCAGGACGCGTTCCCGGATCCCTGCGAGGCCATGCGACCTGGAGTCGAAGATCCGTCCATCCATGATCCCGATTCCGTTGTCTTTCACATCCAATACCAGGGTATCGCGTTTTTTCTCCAGCCTCACGTTCACCTGCGTCGCCTCGGCATGGCGCATGACATTCGTCAGGGACTCCTGGACGATGCGGAAGATCGCCGTGGCGCGTACGGTGTCGGATACCTTGCCCACCGCCTTTATCGATACTTTGCAGCGTATCCCTGTCCGGTCCTGGAATTCCTTCGCAACCCATTCGATGGCCGCGGCGACGCCGAGTTCATCCAGGATCCCCGGCCGCAGCTCGGTCGCGATCTTTCGCACCGTCCTTACGATACGGTTTACCGCTTGTTCGATTTCGTGAACTTTCGCGGACGGCTCGGCAAGTCCGGCGGAGGCCAGATTGCTTTTTAACAACGAGAGGTCCAGTTTCATGGCGGTCAACGCCTGTCCCAGCTCGTCGTGGATTTCGCGCGAGATGCGCGTCCTTTCTTCTTCGAGCAGCGATTGCAGTCGCCGCGAGAGGTTGCGCAACCGCTCGCGGGAGTTGCCGAGCATCTCTTCCGTCCGCTTCCCCTCGTCGAGCATCTTCTTCATGAGCCGGTTCGCCGTCAACAGCTCGGACGTCCGCTCCTCCACGCGTTGTTCCAGCTCGTTGCTGGCGTTCGCCAGGGCCACCTCGGCCTGATGGCGCGCGGTGATGTCGCGTATATTGCATTGAATCACTCTCGTGCCGTTCTCCCGGTAGACATTGCTGACGAACTCCACGTGCCTGTGCCGGCGCCCCTTGGTTTCCAGCGGAAGATTGTCGTAACGAATATACTCCTTCCTCTGCAATTTCCTGAAAGCGTTCCGGCTGGCGGCGATATCCCGGAACGTGCCGATTTCCCAGAGCATCTTCCCGAGCAGTTCGTCGTGGGAATATCCCAGCATCTCCTGGAGGAAGGGGTTTGCGTCGCTGATCCGTCCCGTGTCCGCATCCAGGATGAGGATGCCGTCCTTTGCCGTCTCGAAGAGTCGCCGGTAGCGGACTTCGGAAGCCTTCAGCGCGTCCTCGATCCGCCTGCGATCGGTGATGCCACCCTGCGGCAGCTTCCCTCCCTCGACGGAGGATCGGTCGGCCAACTTGTATTCCAGTTCGGTCAGGCGCGCCCGTAAGGTGGCATTCTCCTTTATGAGCCGGGATTTTGTCTTGGATGGCATCTGCGCCCTCCAGGCACTGGGTTGTCCTTTCAACATGTACCGATGGGATTTTTATTATATCAAAAGGCGATATACAAACCCCACGCGCAATTGCAGCCACTCCAACCTCCCGGACGGGTCCGGGGTGAATCCGGGCCTCCGGAAATTCTCTCCAATGGTGGAGAGTCCATGTGGATATAAAATTACGGCCTACGTCTTGCGGGAGGGGATAATGGAACGGAAAGGGAAACATATCGCCGTATCGGCGGAGGCTGAATGACGGAGCTCGATCTCGCCCGCGCGCAGATGGCGATGCTGTTCGCTTTCCACATTCTCTTCGCCGTGGCCGGTATGGGAATGCCCGTCCTCATGGTGATCGCCGAGAGGGCGCATCATCGGACCGGCCAGCCCGTCTATGCGGAGCTGGCCCGGCGCTGGGCGAAAGGGACATCGGTCCTTTTCGCGGTAGGCGCGGTTTCCGGAACCGTCCTGTCCTTCGAACTGGGGCTGTTGTGGCCCAGGTTCATGGCGTTCGCAGGCGGAGTCATCGGGCTCCCTTTCGCGCTGGAGGGATTCGCCTTCTTCACCGAGGCGATCTTCCTCGGCATCTACCTGTACGGGTGGGATCGCATCTCCCCCCGCCTCCACCTCGCCTCCGGCGTCCTCGTGGCACTCGGGGGAATCTTCTCCGGGATCTTCGTCGTCACCGCCAACGCCTGGATGAACAGTCCGTCGGGCTTCACCCTCTCGGACGGGAGGCCGGTCGACGTCTCCCCACTCGCGGCGATGCTCAACCCGGCCTCGCTCCACGAGACGATCCACATGACCCTCGCCGCATTCGCCGCTTCCGGGTTCGCGGTCGCCGGGATCCATGCGTTCCTTCTCCTGAAGGACCGGGAAAACCTGTTCCATCGGAAAGCCCTGCAGATCGCCCTCGCGGTCGGGGGGGCTGCCGCCGTGCTCCAGCCGCTCAGCGGCGACATGAGCGCGCGGTTCGTCGCGCGGAACCAACCGGTGAAGCTCGCGGCGCTGGAGGGGCAGTTCGAGACCGGGCGGGGGGCGCCGCTTCGGATCGGGGGAATCCCCGACGTCGAATCGCGGACCACGAGGTACGCGATCGAGGTCCCGAAGGGGTTGAGCCTGCTGGCCTTCCACGATCCGGACGCCCGGGTGCAGGGGCTCGCCGACTTTCCACGGGAGGATTGGCCCAACCCCGTCCCGGTGCACCTTTCTTTCCAGGTGATGGTGGCGGGCGGCACGATCCTGGCCCTGCTCTCCGTCGTCGCGGCATGGCGATCCCGGAAAAAACGGGAAAGTCTCTTCGACCGCCGGTTCCTGATCGCCGTCGCTTCGTGCGGACCGGTCGGACTCCTCTGCGTGGAGGCGGGGTGGGGGGTCACCGAAATGGGACGGCAGCCCTGGGCGATCCACGGCGTCATGAGGACGGCGGAGGCGGCCACCCCCGTCGGGAGCCTTCTCCTCCCCTTCGCGTTCTTCTCGCTTCTTTACCTGGGCCTCGGCGTGGCCTCGGCCTGGCTCCTGCGGCGGGAAGTCTCGGCGAGCCCCTTTTTCCCCACCGGTGGCGGCGCCGCCGAACCCTCCGCTCCCGAAGGGAGGGAGTAAGCCATGCCGGATCCCGCAGCGCTGTCGGCAGGATGCATCCTTGCGTCCCTCGTGCTCTACGTGCTCTTCGGCGGCGCCGATTTCGGGGGAGGCGTCTGGGACCTCCTGGCGCGGGGGCCGCGCGCCGCGGACCGGCGGCGGCTGACCGCCGGGGCCATCGGTCCCGTGTGGGAGACCAATCACATATGGCTCATCACGGCCATCGTGATCCTCTTCACCGCGTTTCCCGGGGCGTTCGCCGTCGTCTGCACGGCCCTGTTCGTCCCGCTGACGATCGTCCTCGCCGGGATCGTCCTCCGCGGAGCCGCGTTCGCCTTCCACGCGTATCACCTCCACGAGGAGCGGAGCGTGGGACGGTGGGGGGCCGTCTTCGCTTCGGCCAGCCTCGTCACCCCGGTCTTCCTCGGGATCGTGTTCGGGGCGATCTCTTCCGGCAGGATCCGCGCGACGGAGCCGTTGGCGTTCACGGGAGGTGCGAAGTTGTGGTTCTCCCTTTTCCCGATCTCCGTCGGGTTCCTCGTGCCGGCCTCCTTCGCCTTCCTCGCCGCCGTCTACCTCCTCCTGGAAACGGACGACCCCGGGCTGCGGGAGGAATTCCGCCGGGATGCCTTCCGGTCGGCTGCCGCGCTCGCGATCTTCTCCGGACTGACCCTGGTCGCGGCCGCCGTCGATGCGCCGGAGTTCTTCCGTGCGCTCACGGGCAGGCCCTGGTCGATCCCGCTGGCCGCCGCCGCGGCCGCGGCCGCCGCGGGAGCGATCGCCTTCCTCGCGCTGCGCCGTTACCCGCTCGCGCGCGCCTGCGCCGCCGCGCAGGTATCCCTCCTGCTGATCGGGTGGGGGATGGCGCAGTACCCGTACCTCATCCGTCCGGACGTCACCGTCTTCTCCGCGGCCGCCTCCCCGGGGACGTTGCGCTTCCTGCTCGGCGCGCTCGCCGCCGGAGCCGCCGTTCTCTTCCCGGCGATCTTCCTCCTCCTCCGGGTGTTCAAGTGGGAGGCGATCTCCGGGACGCCGCGCCGTCCATGATCCCGTTCTTCCCGCAGCCCGAGTACCACCTGTTCGGCCCGGTCACCGTCCACGCGTTCGGGGCGATCGTCGCCGCGGCCCTCGTCGCCGGGTGGCGGATGGCCGTCTCCCGGTCCCGCGCGAAGGGCCTCGACCCCGAAATCATCGACGACCTCCTGTTGTATGTGATCCTCTCCGGCTTCATCGTCGCCCACCTCTATTCCGTCCTCGCCTACTTCCCGCGGGAGGCGATGGAGGACCCGCTCCTTCTCCTGAAGGTCTGGGAGGACATCAGCTCCTTCGGAGGATTTGCAGGAGGACTCCTCGGGCTCTGGATCTTCTTCCGTTTCAAGGCGCGGCAAGTCGATGCGGCGGCCCGGTTGCGGTACCTCGACGCCATCGCATACGTCTTCCCCTTCGCATGGACGATCGGCCGCGTTGCCTGCACGGTCGCCCACGACCACCCCGGCACGATCACGACGTTCCCGCTGGGGATCAGCCTGGAATCCCCGGCGGCGCAGGCCTACATCGCCTTCTTCTACCGGGAGGCCGGCCGGTTCGCGGAACTTCCGCCGCACGCGGAGCTGGCGAAAATGGCGTTCCACGACCTGGGATGGTACGAATTCCTCTACATGGCGTTCCTGATGGTTCCCGCCTTCCTCCTGCTGGATCGGAAACCCCGCCCGCCGGCGTTCTTCCTGGTCGCCTTCCCCCTCCTTTACGTCCCGGTCCGCTTCTTCCTCGATTTCCTGCGGATCGGCGATGCCAGGTACTTCGGGCTTACTCCCGGACAGTACGCGGGGATCGCGGTTTTCCTTGCCTCGGTCTTCTTCATGATTCGCATCGCCCGGAGGAAAGAGGGGGAATAACATGCAACGCGGCTTGCGGGTCGTCGCCATATTCGAGGGCGCCAAGGGAGGGCTGGTCCTGGCGACCGGCCTGGGGCTCCTCGCCTTCATCCACCGGGACCTCCACACGGCGGCGGCGGAAGTCCTCAGGCACCTCCATATGAATCCCGCCAGGCATTACCCCGCCATCTTTCTCGATGCCGCCTCCCGTGTCACCGACGCCCAGCTCTGGCTCCTGGCCCTTTCCGCGGTTCTTTATGCCGTGGTCCGGTTCATCGAGGCATTCGGCTTGTGGCATCGGATGCTTTGGGCGGAATGGTTCGGAGTCCTGAGCGGAGGGATCTATATGCCGATGGAACTATATGAGGCGGTCAACCGCCATTCCCGGGCCGGGCTGGCGGTGCTCTCGGTGAATCTGGCGATCGTCGGTTATCTGGCGTATTCGCTCACGATCTCCGGACGGCCACCTCGAAATCCCTCCCTTCCCAGCGACCCGCCTCCGGCCAGTAAAACGTGAAACGGATCGGCCCGCTCCCGTTCGGCGGGGCGGGGATATCCAGGTATTCGATGCCCAGGGGAGTAGGGATGGAGCGCGAATCCTTCGCGGCGCCCCAACCGTCCTGCGTCCAATGGAGGAGGAACGGCGCGCCGGCCTGGATGCGAAGGAGGTGCCCCTCGCGCACCTCGGAAACCTGCCGGTTATGCTTCCAGATCTCCATCGGCTTGCAGGCCCTCTTGCCGGCGAGATAGCGCTCCGCGACCTCGGGGACGAGGTCGAACACCTTGCCGTCGGCGGCCGATCGCAATAGCTTGATGTACTCGGCGTGCGCCCACATGAGCGGCCTCGCAGCCCCGGTCGGCCGTCCGAGGAACATGTAGAGATCCGGCCGGTCCGGCTCGTCCCAGACCTGTTCCGGCAACAGCCCGGTCGGGGCGGCGAATCCCTCCATGGCCCGGAGATACGGGCCCGGATCCCGCCCCGCGGCCAGCTCGAAGTGCCCCCGCTCCCCGGTGAGCAGGGGCCACGCGCGCCCCCTCCCGTACCCGACGAACGGGCCCCCGTCCTCTCTCTGGCCGTACCCGTCGTGGTTGTACCGCCGCCAGCACGGGCCGCTCGGCGTGTCCACTTTCAGCACGGCGTCCAGGACCCGCACGGAGTCCGCGATGAGGGGATCGTCCGCTCTCCGGATCCCGTACCGTACCAGCTCGAGAAACCCTCCGTCGACGATCTCCTTCGCCGGAAACCGCCACCGGGATCCCGGGGGCCGGTTGTTCAGCGCGAGGACGCCGGGATTGGGGTCCTCGAGCGGGAACGGATCGTTCACATCCGCGGGGAGGATCCGGATGTAATGCCGGGGGATCCCGGGAACGAGCGTCCCCTCCGTCGTCACCATCCAGGCTTCGACGTGGCATTCGAGGAAGTCGGCGTAC
The DNA window shown above is from bacterium and carries:
- a CDS encoding BON domain-containing protein; amino-acid sequence: MEKRHRILSFLICVTLITVYLGCASTPTREGTGEYVDDSAITTKVKAAIFNEPSLKVFQINVETFKGEVQLSGFVDSAKSVGKAGEIARGVTGVKSVKNNLIVK
- a CDS encoding lmo0937 family membrane protein, which produces MLWTIAVILLVLWALGLVTSYTMGGFIHVLLVIAIVVVLINVIQGRKVL
- a CDS encoding sigma-70 family RNA polymerase sigma factor, whose translation is MAFENATPVPKINPIRRKPTKRDRPARGSYSSTGKRAATCVAREQDRPSALAGGDEELLAGLRAGSASAVDELLRLYQGKIFNLAMSILKNESDAEEAAQDVFMTVIRKADTFQGNSAFYSWMYRICVNTCLMRLRGKRRNETVSIEEFLPVFTDEGMHASPMDDWSKEVERDALNEELGRMIRKYTGELSGKYRVVFVLSDVEGLSNEETARILGLTVPAIKSRLHRARLYLRERLSRYLRDGSAGTMAWQPAKPRGAGRSRQPPRNDPRFTPATPFPAQKSQ
- a CDS encoding fibronectin type III domain-containing protein — its product is MTIRSSSPVPPCAPADLVAVAVGGFQVLLAWTEFGAGALEFRIMRADGSGSANRFSEIGRTGTHVIAFRDGSVRPRTTYYYRVHGWNGSGDSSPSNVVEVTTPQAEPKLPADQE
- a CDS encoding response regulator transcription factor — encoded protein: MLSILVADDHEVVRKGLVKVLVEALQPIKIDEAKTGQEAVSKVLKSEYGLVVLDIKMPGKSGLDVLKEIKQHKPKLPVLILSMHPEEQFAVRALRAGASGYLTKECAGDELVIAIRKALKGERYISGTLAQILAGDLNSDSEKPMHEILSDREYQVMIIIASGKPVGAIAKELCLSAKTVSSYRSNILLKTGMKNNSEITHYAIQNQLVD
- a CDS encoding PAS domain-containing sensor histidine kinase; translation: MPSKTKSRLIKENATLRARLTELEYKLADRSSVEGGKLPQGGITDRRRIEDALKASEVRYRRLFETAKDGILILDADTGRISDANPFLQEMLGYSHDELLGKMLWEIGTFRDIAASRNAFRKLQRKEYIRYDNLPLETKGRRHRHVEFVSNVYRENGTRVIQCNIRDITARHQAEVALANASNELEQRVEERTSELLTANRLMKKMLDEGKRTEEMLGNSRERLRNLSRRLQSLLEEERTRISREIHDELGQALTAMKLDLSLLKSNLASAGLAEPSAKVHEIEQAVNRIVRTVRKIATELRPGILDELGVAAAIEWVAKEFQDRTGIRCKVSIKAVGKVSDTVRATAIFRIVQESLTNVMRHAEATQVNVRLEKKRDTLVLDVKDNGIGIMDGRIFDSRSHGLAGIRERVLLLGGVAVISGKPGKGTLVRVTIPIGKETNPNA
- a CDS encoding cytochrome ubiquinol oxidase subunit I, with product MTELDLARAQMAMLFAFHILFAVAGMGMPVLMVIAERAHHRTGQPVYAELARRWAKGTSVLFAVGAVSGTVLSFELGLLWPRFMAFAGGVIGLPFALEGFAFFTEAIFLGIYLYGWDRISPRLHLASGVLVALGGIFSGIFVVTANAWMNSPSGFTLSDGRPVDVSPLAAMLNPASLHETIHMTLAAFAASGFAVAGIHAFLLLKDRENLFHRKALQIALAVGGAAAVLQPLSGDMSARFVARNQPVKLAALEGQFETGRGAPLRIGGIPDVESRTTRYAIEVPKGLSLLAFHDPDARVQGLADFPREDWPNPVPVHLSFQVMVAGGTILALLSVVAAWRSRKKRESLFDRRFLIAVASCGPVGLLCVEAGWGVTEMGRQPWAIHGVMRTAEAATPVGSLLLPFAFFSLLYLGLGVASAWLLRREVSASPFFPTGGGAAEPSAPEGRE
- a CDS encoding cytochrome d ubiquinol oxidase subunit II yields the protein MPDPAALSAGCILASLVLYVLFGGADFGGGVWDLLARGPRAADRRRLTAGAIGPVWETNHIWLITAIVILFTAFPGAFAVVCTALFVPLTIVLAGIVLRGAAFAFHAYHLHEERSVGRWGAVFASASLVTPVFLGIVFGAISSGRIRATEPLAFTGGAKLWFSLFPISVGFLVPASFAFLAAVYLLLETDDPGLREEFRRDAFRSAAALAIFSGLTLVAAAVDAPEFFRALTGRPWSIPLAAAAAAAAAGAIAFLALRRYPLARACAAAQVSLLLIGWGMAQYPYLIRPDVTVFSAAASPGTLRFLLGALAAGAAVLFPAIFLLLRVFKWEAISGTPRRP
- a CDS encoding prolipoprotein diacylglyceryl transferase family protein, which translates into the protein MIPFFPQPEYHLFGPVTVHAFGAIVAAALVAGWRMAVSRSRAKGLDPEIIDDLLLYVILSGFIVAHLYSVLAYFPREAMEDPLLLLKVWEDISSFGGFAGGLLGLWIFFRFKARQVDAAARLRYLDAIAYVFPFAWTIGRVACTVAHDHPGTITTFPLGISLESPAAQAYIAFFYREAGRFAELPPHAELAKMAFHDLGWYEFLYMAFLMVPAFLLLDRKPRPPAFFLVAFPLLYVPVRFFLDFLRIGDARYFGLTPGQYAGIAVFLASVFFMIRIARRKEGE
- a CDS encoding DUF2127 domain-containing protein — encoded protein: MQRGLRVVAIFEGAKGGLVLATGLGLLAFIHRDLHTAAAEVLRHLHMNPARHYPAIFLDAASRVTDAQLWLLALSAVLYAVVRFIEAFGLWHRMLWAEWFGVLSGGIYMPMELYEAVNRHSRAGLAVLSVNLAIVGYLAYSLTISGRPPRNPSLPSDPPPASKT
- a CDS encoding glycoside hydrolase family 15 protein, which produces MVEIAGRKILAAEKDGVWLALAATVPFSRLSCGYVGQSDGWTDLADDYRMEWEFDRATDGNIALTGELDRGGRREFTIGLAFGDGLHNAATTLLESLAVPFGEQQVRFADQWNRSCRRLLPIEKPARDGGDLYHGSYSLLLAHEDKTYPGAFIASLSIPWGESKSDDDRGGYHLVWTRDMVNTATGLLAAGNTESPLRALIYLAVTQHEDGGFSQNFWIDGEPYWRGIQLDEVAFPILLAWRLLRKGGLGNFDPYPMVMRAARYLLLHGPATQQERWEEISGYSPSTIASNIAALICAASFARERGEEATAVFLEEYADFLECHVEAWMVTTEGTLVPGIPRHYIRILPADVNDPFPLEDPNPGVLALNNRPPGSRWRFPAKEIVDGGFLELVRYGIRRADDPLIADSVRVLDAVLKVDTPSGPCWRRYNHDGYGQREDGGPFVGYGRGRAWPLLTGERGHFELAAGRDPGPYLRAMEGFAAPTGLLPEQVWDEPDRPDLYMFLGRPTGAARPLMWAHAEYIKLLRSAADGKVFDLVPEVAERYLAGKRACKPMEIWKHNRQVSEVREGHLLRIQAGAPFLLHWTQDGWGAAKDSRSIPTPLGIEYLDIPAPPNGSGPIRFTFYWPEAGRWEGRDFEVAVRRS